CTGCTAATTTCATTAGAACCAACCATAATACTGGTACAGGTCGGTCGAATATACAAGGAAAGTGAGGTTGCCCAAGATGACAGCAGTGGTGAAAGCAATGAGTGGCCACAACCACGTGGATATTGATCTGACTTTAAGTCCAAGAGTGAATGCTGTAAAGCCCTCGAAAACAGTTGCCATAACTGACCAAGCCGTAGCTCTTGCTCTTGCTGGTGTGCCTGTCATCAAATTAGCCGCTGGAGAACCTGACTTTGATACACCTGCTCCGATAAGAGAGGTTTGACCCTTTAAATCTGATCATTTTCTGTATTGTCATGGAGAACTGTTCTTTTGTTTGTCAAGCAAGAAAACTAAGAGTCTGTAGTACCAGATATAGCCTTTCATAATTTGTGTCATTTCAGTAATCTGTATTGTTCTTTGTTTCACCACAGGCCGGGATAAATGCAATACGGGAAGGTTATACGAGGTACACTCCAAACGTGGGCACATTAGAACTTCGAAAAGCAATTTGTCAGAAGCTGAAAGGTTTGGTTATTGCTGTGCTTTGACTAAAACTCTCTGGTtgtccatttttcttttgttttgccCATGTTGAGTTGTTTACTTTTGGTGTAGAGGAGAATGGGCTTCCATATACTCCGGACCAGATTGTAGTCAGCAATGGAGCCAAGCAGAGCATTCTTCAGGCAGTTCTCGCAGTCTGTTCTCCAGGTGACGAGGTATTGTTGTCACTGTATAGTAACATGAAACTCAAAAGCACCTTGAGTTCTAGCAATCTGTTACCTGTAAACTTGTCTTCAATTCTTTGCCTTTGCTGTGGGGGCCAACTTTCacaaattaattggattaCTTAACTCACTACTCTAAAGCTCAAAAACCTCAAAAGAAATTTTCAAGGCAAACCTTTGCACTGTTGGAATTCTCTAGCTGTAAATGTCTTAGCTATATCTCAAACTTGATAATATTATCTGCCAATAGAGACTTACATGTGTTTGTGGAAAGCTCTATAAGATTATTgagtttctcaattttttttctgcttGAAAAAGCAAGAAACTCATGGAGAAATGGGTTCCTTGTACTTCATTAGACGTCAACTCCTAAACATCTGTTAGAATGCAATTTAGCAGGGTGTTCCcttattttctttgttttcaattAATGGAGatagaaaaaatggaaaattttatgTGTTCTCACAAATGAAACAGAGTCCTTTTAGTGCTTGGTGAAGGACTCCTTAGATTGAAATTGTAAAGTACCTGCGGCTTCTATTTATGAAACCTTACTGTTCTCTCAggttataataccatctcccTTCTGGGTGAGTTACCCCGAAATTGCAAGACTTGCCGATGCAACACCGGTGATTCTCCCAACGCACATCACTGAAAATTTCCTGATGGACCCTGAGATCCTGGAATCTATGCTTACCGAGAAATCGAGAGTGCTTATCCTCTGTTCGCCCTCTAATCCCACAGGGTCTGTTTACTCAAAGAAAGTGCTGGAAGAGATTGCTCGCGTAGTCGCCAAGCACCCAAGACTTCTGGTATGAACAgggttttccatttttctcccCCTTAGATGTCTCTAATTAAGGCGTATCTTACATCCTAAAGTTCTACATTTCAGGTTCTGTCAGATGAGATCTACGAACACATAATCTATGCCCCAGCAACTCATACAAGCTTTGCATCGTTACCGGGCATGTGGGAGAGGACCCTGACTGTAAACGGGTTTTCAAAGGTACCTATGTTTCCATGCATAGTTTTCAGTAGTGTGCTAAAGATTAGTCGAGCTGTGAGTTTGTTTATCTAACCAGATTTATAGAACAGTATCGAgaatcattttaaaatataaatgtacTAAATTTAATCTTCTGATCCAGTTAAATGGGTCCATCAACTGGTTCAATTCAGTTTTTACAACTATGGGTTCCCTGTTTATCTCAACATATGGATTGTTGAGTTTTTCTGTAAAGGCTTTGTATTTGTATTATGAGTTCCATGAAAGTTTTTCTGAACATCTACAGGCCTTCGCAATGACTGGGTGGCGGCTTGGGTACATCGCAGGTCCAGAACACTTCATTGCTGCATGTGGGAAAATTCAGAGCCAGGTAATGCCAAAACGTTAATTCTAGTGTCTGGCTGCAATCATTTTGACTGTGAAGGGAAGGGAAAAACTTCTGGAAATTTAGTGCCAATTTTCCTgttctctatttttcttcttgcaaaatgaagaaattaaattcgAAAATGTATTGAACTACATAAACAAGACATCTTATTACCTGAATCATCTAGTAAGTTCCATCAAACATAATTTATTTCCTAagctaaattttttaaaataaaaaaatggaatgCTCTGGGACTTGATAGTTCAAATTTACACTTTTTTCACCCCTTTTCGTTTCTTATCCAGTTCACTTCCGGCGCAAGCAGTATTTCTCAGAAGGCTGCAATGGCTGCATTAGGACTAGGTTATGCTGGTGGCGAAGCTGTTTCCACAATGGTTAAGGCCTTCAGAGAGCGGCGAGATTACTTGGTTAAGAGCTTCGGCGAGTTGGAGGGTGTGAAGATATCAGAGCCCCAGGTGCCAAATTAAGCTCCAGGAAAATGTAACTCTTTTCTTGGTAATGATCCCAAATTCTCATTGCTGGGACTCTCATGTGCAGGGAGCTTTCTATCTCTTCATCGATTTCAGCTGCTACTACGGATCAGAAGTTAAGGGGTTCGGTGTAATTGATGGCTCAGAGTCCTTATGCCGATACCTGCTGGACAAGGCTCAGGTGTGACTCAATTTTTTGCTATTCGAGCATCCCCTTCTGTTTCGCGTGGAACAAGATATTTTTGTTGAAGCTGGAGATAGAACTCATCCCATTTATaaataaagggcaaattacaaaaaaaaacccaaattttgtcctaaattttgttttgtaacagaaaaaaccataagttttctaaaatgtctcaaaagtgacctccgttataacttccgtcaatttttgcctacgtgtgacctacgtggactgttaaagcctacgtgtgacctacgtggactgttaaagggacccaccatcagcagcaaaaattgacggaagttataacggaggtcatttttgagacattttagaaaacttatggttttttctgttacaaaacaaaatttaggacaaaattgagacattttacaaaatttgagttttttttttgtaatttacccataAATAAATGCAGCGGCATGTCTTTCTTATGTGCTATGGAGCAGTAGACAAGCCATGTTTCCTGTCAACAGTGTGAAGCTGtaaattattaatgaaaatttattatggaCTGGGTCTGTGGAATGCACACATTGACACAATTTTGTCGAGGCCTACTGCAGGACCTCGGGTCTTGGCATTCTCTGGAACTGGTTACACTTATGCTCTAATCACCACTTCTGTATTGATAATTCTTCACAGCTCGGCCCACCATAACTGTTCAAAGGATGTGTATGTACATCCACTCATCTGTGCCACTTTCTTGGTCTTTTGACTGAACATCTTTGAACCATTCACAGGTTGCATTGGTCCCAGGGGATGCCTTCGGAGAGGACACTTGCATTCGCATATCCTACGCTGCTGCACTCTCGGAACTGCAAAATGCAGTCGAGAGAATCAAGAAAGCCCTTGTCCCGCTCAGGCCGGCTGTTCCCGTTTAAGTCCATGGAGACGATGTCAGTTTTAGCCTGTCTTTACTTGTCTGTGTATGATTATTTCCATGGAGACTCTGTTCTGTTGTTGTACTTGCTTTTGttgcaaatatatttttatgttgtTTGAGTAAACTTCAGCTATGACATTTAACATCGATTGTTTTCCCATATTTTAATGAAGACATGAGGTGAATTCATCGATCATGAGAATTATCTTTTGgttaaagaagaaaagaatattattaatGCTTGATGTTTACGTACCATAAAGActactttcttttctttttccttttttttatttgttttgttttaacGCGTATGAAGCATGAATGGTAAAGACCCATATTTGGCCACCTTTGACCCAGAGTTCTTTTATACATTATTAGCAAATTGTCACATGTCCTGCGAGCAGGCTACATAATTGATAAAGCCTAATCTGTAATTTTCTGATGGACTGTCGTGAGTAGTTTGAGACCTGCCCAGGGATATGCTATTGTCATCGATTAACTCGGACGTTCGACGGTTTGGGTTGTTGTCTTGGATGTTTAGCACACACCAAACCCATCTATAACCATTCTCGTCACCCTAGAGTTTTAACTATGGAGCCAGTTGGTCCCCATTCAGCACTGATTCAATGTACGATTCAGTCGATTAAGCTACATAGCAACTGCCTCGGGAATATACCATGCAAGATGAGCTCATTCCTTGTGCTAGAAACTTTTACTACAATGAGCAATCTTCACTTGCAGGAAGCTAATTCCAGAAAAGCTCATACATATTTTTCCATCAACGGCCAATGTAATAAATAAGAGCCCCAGTGGCcttcttaattaaatattaagcAGAGCTTCTTCAATGGTATGGCAGGTCCAATTCATGCCCTCTGCACATTGAGAAGAAGCCAACACAACCCCCCTTCAAATTTTCCCACTAGAAGGATTTGAGTTGCTTCATCTTAAAGACCAGCAATCCCAGAAATTTTCTACAAGCTTGCCTAAACAGTTCCATGGAAGAGACTGGGGGGAGCCACTTTGAGTCACCGACTCCTCATTTCTTCAAGATAATACATCCTTACTCACTTCGACTCGGGAAGATTGTAAGTTTGCTCCGTTCTCTGTTCTCTCACGTTTGGCTCAGTTctgtttctcttttttctgatCTAGTCTTGGGATTAATGCAATATATAAGGAGGAGGGGAATGAAAATTCTTAGTTGGATTACTTGTGTGTTCAAGTTTCTTATCTTCAAAACCTAAGTATGAagtattccttttttttttttggttctggCTTGGAAAGGTTTCTGGATAATCCATCTTATTTACTGTACAGTAGATTAATGAATATTATGGTTCGGCGTAACTGGCTTTCCTTGTGATGGATGTATGCTTTtgtagtttcttttttcttgtttgaTTGATAGGTGCTTTTGTAGTTTCTTTGTTTGATCTGAGTAAGCCGATTTTATATATCTTGTACAGTCCATTCCTAAGAGGTTTGTCAGGAAGTACGGGGACAATCTTCCGAATGCAGTGATTCTCAAGGTCCCAAACGGCGAGAGCTGGAAAGTTTGGTTGGAAAAGTGTGATGATGCCTTCTGGTTACAGAAAGGGTGGCCAGAGTTCATAGAACATTACTCTATCGAGGAACAATATCTCGTGAACTTCTGCTATGTGAAGAAATCTGTTTTCCAAGTGGTAATATTTGACAAAAGCGCAACTGAGATAGAATACCCGCTGAAATCAGCCAATGTCAAAAGGGTTAAGCCCGTTCCTGAATCTCTTTCTTCGGAGATGGAGGAATCTGCTTATAAAACTTCACCCGGAACCTTGTCAGGTTATGAGGTGGAACAGGAGATTGAATGTGGTCATGTTGAACCTGATGTCGAATCGTCCTCATCAGAGATGGAGGAGTCAACAGATAACTCAGTCAGTATCATGAGAGATCTTGAGCCTGCAATGGAAATTAGCTGCGACAGTGATGACCTGACTCCGAACTCTGGTCTCGAATCAAGACGTTCCAAGCTTGGggagaagaagctgaagcACCGGAAAACACTAAATCATTCATCGAAGCAGTTGAGAGGCATGAATCTCACTCCATACTTCATATGATTCTGCCGTTTCCCAGTCTGTTTGATTGAATTTAACTCTAGGACTTGAATAAATTCTTTGTAATGCAggcaaagcaataaatgttgcTCCGCCAGTTTCTCTGACTCGGAGAATTCTGAAGTTTGCCAAATCATCCGAAGCAGTGAATTTCAGGTCAGAGTATCCCTTCTTCCACGTTCTCATGACTGAATCGTATGTGAAGTCTGGAAGTGTGGTAAGTTTCCCCCAACAAAGGTTTGAGGTCTGTGTTTTGCAGTGTTACTATAATATCAAACCGTTCTAAGCCTCAATTTTTTATAGGCTATCTCAAAAGGATTCATCGTGAGGAATAATTTAGAGGAAGCGCCACAAAAAGTCATGCTTCGACATTCTGACAGATTGTGGCCTGTGAGCATGAACTACTATAAGGCAAAAGCTCGTGGAGGCAGCTTATGCGGGGGATGGGCAGCATTTGTGAGGCAAAACCACATAAAGGTCGGAGATATCTGTATTTTCGAGCTCGTCAAGAAGAAAGGGGTCATCTTCAACGTGACTGTATTGAGATGCGGTGGTTAGTCGGTCACATTTGTTCCAGGAGTGATGAGACGGAAGACAGATGGTGATGGTGAAATTTGAAATCGTTGGCTAAAGTTGAAGAGAAGCCGCTTTGAAGATCAAAGAAAACTTGTGATGCCTACTTAATGCATTATCAGTTTAGTCGGTAGTTATGATCAATAAGCTCGATAATCTAAGTGTAAATCAATCACTCCTCAATTCACATGCATATGATTTGTAAGAGGCTGTAATTATACAATGTCAGTCAAATTCAAAAGGACCCCTGTTCTCCTTTTGTCATCCAACATACCATGTTCGGTGTCCCCAACATCTGGACTAATTTGTCATCCCATGTATACTCTTAGGACCAGAAACATAAAGAAGCAAATTCTTCGGGAATTTCAGTCGTTGAACAACGGGAGCGGAGTATCTCCTCCCTCTCCGACATCGAGATTTTCCCGCCGGAGGAAAAAGCAAGTCTTcgaaagagagaggaaaaaaaaaaaaaaggatgaacAGTACAGAATTCAGCTTTATGCAGCAAGAAACAGAGTCCAGCCATTGGTTCGGTGCTGACTGTCCTTATGTATGTGATTTATGTATGTACGTACGCTGTCCTGAAACCGAGTCCTCCAGTATTCTGAAACCGACCACAAGAACAGTCCTCCAGATGAGTATTGGCTCCATCCCCTACCCATCACCAATGGCTTCTGCCCACACCCACAGAGGAAGAAGAGCTGTGAAGCTCCAGGACGGATTCTTCAAGTCGCCAACTCCCCGGTTCTTCAAAGTCATGGTCAGAGAGTTGCTCCATCGTGGAAGAATCGTAAGTTCTATTCCTCTCTTTGCAGCTGCCCTCTGCCTGCTCCATGTCATTCTCCGGCCATTTGAGGAACGTCTGTTGCTCTGATTCTTAGAAATCTTATTTCTGCATTTGCACAGAGTATGAATGTGTGTCTCTTTGAGTTGCTCTCCAGTTTGCTCGTTAGTAACTCGGTTTTTGATTTCTATACAGATGATTCCCCGAAAGTTTATCTGGAAATACGGGGATGTTCTCTCGGAGCTGGTGCTGCTCAGGGACCCCAGTGGGGAGTCCTTTGAAGTGCAAGTGGAAGAGGCTGAAGGCAAAGTTTGGCTCGGGAAAGGCTGGAGAGAGTTCGAAGAGCATTACCCTATCGAGGAGGGGTCATTCCTCGTGTTTGAATTGGAGGGCAACAACCTCTTCCATGTGCTGATATTGGGCATGTGTGCCACAGAGATTGACTACCCCACTGTCAACCGCAGTCAAGACCCACAGCTGGAGCCAAGCGATGAATATCTTCCATCTGAGACAGAGGAAACCAGTGATGATGATTCTCCAGTGAAGAGCACAGATGCTTCCAATTCCGAGCCTGAACAGAAGAGAAGTCGATGTGGGCAACCGTTTCAACATTCGAAGCCCTCTAAACTTCCAACGGAAGACAGTGATGATTCTTCTACATATTCACCAAGTGTGCAATCAGAATCGGAATCGGAATCTGAACGTTTAGGATCTACAAAAAGGAGCACCACAAGGTTAAGGAAAGAGGCGAAGCAAGGCCCTTCATCGCATTTGGCAGCCGGTATAGTTTCATGGTCCATCCAATTCCTGCCTTTTCATTCTCGTCCCGAATTATCCCTGAAGAGGGGGAAAAACTTTTTCCAACAGGCGGTTCAGGGATTAAGAAGAGGACTATTGGGCTACAGAAACGGGTGAAACTCGGCCATTCATCGCGACGAGCAGCTGGTATGAATTTTCATAGACCATTCATTTCCTGCTTTTTCGTTCTCGTCCCGAATTCTCTACAATGTAGAAACTTTTTTCCAAAAGATGGATCGTAACATAACTCAGTTTATTTCTGTTATGTCGTGCTTGATGGTTGTAAAAAACTGCCATTTACATTTGTTTCAACGAATCAGAGTAGTTTATTTGCTTCCATCGTTTAATTTCACGAAGCAAAATTTCAGCATATGTTTTCATATCTTTTCTGTATGATTTTTAGGTTGCAGGCGTCCATATGTCAATCTGCCTTTACCTCCGAGCTCTCACAAAGCACTCGAGGCGGCTAAAAGGTTTCAAACCAAGTTTCCTGCATTTTGTATTCAACTGCGACCAACCTACACGAGGAGCGGAGGCGTGGTATAATTTCCAGCCCTTTATATCAACTTGCACTTTCAAAAGTaatgaaaaacaaagaatCAGAAGCTCGTCTTTCGAACAAGGTTTTAGTTCAACAAATATCATGTAGTATCTTTGTAGAGGTTTTAGTGTTATGTTACTGTTTTATTGCTTCGGACAATAAAGCTCGACAATGGATCTTGCTAAATAGGATAAACTAGACCAGCTTGTTACGAATCCTGATTGTGATAATGTTTTCAGAGCATATGTTCCTCGTTCATGAAGAGGAACAATTTCAAGCCGACGAAGGGTCCTGTGTATCTGAATCTGAAACATAGGGGACGGTCATGGCGTGTGAAGATGTTTTGCTACACAAAGGAACACCGAGGGAAGCTCTGTGGTGGTTGGGGCGCGTTCATAGAAGAAAACTCTCTGCAAAATGGAGATGTCTGCGTATTTGAGCTTGTTGAGACGAACATATTCAGAGTTCATTTCTTCAGGTGTTCGACTTATGCTTAGACTTTGCACATGGGCTTGAAGACTGAGTTCAGCATGCTGTTTTTCTATTTCGATGCCAGACTTGCAGTTTCAATAGGTGGTCTTTTACCATCTCTTTTATAAGTTGTGCCTAGGATATTTTTCGTACTGTTTCAAGGATGATTAATCTCTGCAGAATGATGATGTTTAGGCGTTGAAGATTTCCCTCTTTAATATCGAATAGCAACCCCGTAGATTCTTAGTATGCTGAGGTAATTGTCATTAGTTTGTTCTGATATCCCCATTCCCTGCTGCTTGTGCCAGTCGGAACTAGAAAAACCTGATCTATAGCACCCGAAATTCCATTCTTGATCGTGTCAAATCTATGTCATGGATCCATTAAACGATCTCTAATCTGTCTATAGTTCGGGTTGAACTTCATGGAAACCCCATGTGATTTTTTACTTGTGCAGATGCTCTTGCCTACGAGAAGAAGGTACTTCTTGTAGCAAACAGGGCACATGGTTTGTGGACCCCAATATCAATACGAGCGTTTTAAATGACCCTACTCCGATATCATTATGTGCATGAGTTTAGGGGCGATGCGAGTATGGTGTCttatttaaaagaaacaaTTGTTCTGCAAAAAcatatcaataaaataaatgtgagAATAATTCTCTTACCAACATCATCGAAAAACAGATAAATCGCATGAATCCAGTAGATCTTCTAGTAGTATAAACTCAAGTCTTCCATCGCAAGGGGGCTTTAACATCCTGCTATCGCCAGAGCTTCTATCGAGACCGACATTGCCTGAGCTACGAGTGTTTCTTTGCAGGACGAGCACAAGGCACTCGGGAGATTATAAGGCTTCAAATTTCAAAGGGTTCGAGTGATCTTTCGTGATCAATCGCTTAAAACGACTTCTTGTAGCTGTTAATTAAC
The sequence above is drawn from the Punica granatum isolate Tunisia-2019 chromosome 5, ASM765513v2, whole genome shotgun sequence genome and encodes:
- the LOC116207661 gene encoding bifunctional aspartate aminotransferase and glutamate/aspartate-prephenate aminotransferase is translated as MAASSGIALTSSRVALGDQALGHSFPSSNSPFRSVEYTRKVRLPKMTAVVKAMSGHNHVDIDLTLSPRVNAVKPSKTVAITDQAVALALAGVPVIKLAAGEPDFDTPAPIREAGINAIREGYTRYTPNVGTLELRKAICQKLKEENGLPYTPDQIVVSNGAKQSILQAVLAVCSPGDEVIIPSPFWVSYPEIARLADATPVILPTHITENFLMDPEILESMLTEKSRVLILCSPSNPTGSVYSKKVLEEIARVVAKHPRLLVLSDEIYEHIIYAPATHTSFASLPGMWERTLTVNGFSKAFAMTGWRLGYIAGPEHFIAACGKIQSQFTSGASSISQKAAMAALGLGYAGGEAVSTMVKAFRERRDYLVKSFGELEGVKISEPQGAFYLFIDFSCYYGSEVKGFGVIDGSESLCRYLLDKAQVALVPGDAFGEDTCIRISYAAALSELQNAVERIKKALVPLRPAVPV
- the LOC116207663 gene encoding B3 domain-containing transcription factor VRN1-like, with the translated sequence MEETGGSHFESPTPHFFKIIHPYSLRLGKISIPKRFVRKYGDNLPNAVILKVPNGESWKVWLEKCDDAFWLQKGWPEFIEHYSIEEQYLVNFCYVKKSVFQVVIFDKSATEIEYPLKSANVKRVKPVPESLSSEMEESAYKTSPGTLSGYEVEQEIECGHVEPDVESSSSEMEESTDNSVSIMRDLEPAMEISCDSDDLTPNSGLESRRSKLGEKKLKHRKTLNHSSKQLRGKAINVAPPVSLTRRILKFAKSSEAVNFRSEYPFFHVLMTESYVKSGSVAISKGFIVRNNLEEAPQKVMLRHSDRLWPVSMNYYKAKARGGSLCGGWAAFVRQNHIKVGDICIFELVKKKGVIFNVTVLRCGG
- the LOC116207662 gene encoding B3 domain-containing transcription factor VRN1-like produces the protein MNSTEFSFMQQETESSHWFGADCPYVCDLCMYVRCPETESSSILKPTTRTVLQMSIGSIPYPSPMASAHTHRGRRAVKLQDGFFKSPTPRFFKVMVRELLHRGRIMIPRKFIWKYGDVLSELVLLRDPSGESFEVQVEEAEGKVWLGKGWREFEEHYPIEEGSFLVFELEGNNLFHVLILGMCATEIDYPTVNRSQDPQLEPSDEYLPSETEETSDDDSPVKSTDASNSEPEQKRSRCGQPFQHSKPSKLPTEDSDDSSTYSPSVQSESESESERLGSTKRSTTRLRKEAKQGPSSHLAAGGSGIKKRTIGLQKRVKLGHSSRRAAGCRRPYVNLPLPPSSHKALEAAKRFQTKFPAFCIQLRPTYTRSGGVSICSSFMKRNNFKPTKGPVYLNLKHRGRSWRVKMFCYTKEHRGKLCGGWGAFIEENSLQNGDVCVFELVETNIFRVHFFRCSTYA